Proteins encoded together in one Gadus chalcogrammus isolate NIFS_2021 chromosome 18, NIFS_Gcha_1.0, whole genome shotgun sequence window:
- the LOC130371942 gene encoding carbohydrate sulfotransferase 15-like isoform X1, which produces MTPMDYKYSLLTAAPSDDYGQGPVLLLHTDPSPGGLFGVLEVRRGDVAAWHRSALGFLNRLKVCSFMCFLTVTFLVTASYMLLADRKGLLLTPPPYRFGSPVSPVSPASPVSPVSPASPAALDFNLSASRDLAHVRLVVKSIVARVAFQSSRRLPERKALVSSEPHMFSVIPRKFLPGLKNPCWYEEYTGNNTSDPYGNNKYEFSKRFRTLLKFLRNSFREHLFHWDGKLYRTRCLPYFYIIGQPKCGTTDLYDRLRMHPDVRFGISKEPHWWTRKRFGIVRLKDGVHDRFPVEDYLDLFDLSAFQIQDQLSANASRARDLPYPQRHIIIGEASASTMWDNKAWTYYSDNSTTEEPPYLNQDFIHALQPDARLIVIFRDPVERLYSDYLYFGGTNKSAEDFHEKVSESLQLFDGCVAMTTIRSCVYNSTLNNGMPIRMPVGLYVVFLLDWLTIFHRDQLLVLRLEDHALNRKYTMKRVFDFLHLGPLTEQQEAEITQSPASNTRKEANRNLGPMLASTRDLLQDFYKPFNQKLAQVLHNNSFLWDGP; this is translated from the exons ATGACTCCGATGGACTACAAGTACAGCCTGCTGACCGCCGCCCCGTCCGATGACTACGGCCAGGGgcctgtgctgctgctgcacacgGACCCCTCCCCCGGGGGCCTCTTCGGCGTCCTGGAGGTGCGGCGCGGGGACGTGGCGGCGTGGCACCGCAGCGCGCTGGGCTTCCTCAACAGGCTGAAGGTGTGCAGCTTCATGTGCTTCCTGACCGTCACCTTCCTGGTCACCGCCTCCTACATGCTGCTGGCCGACCGGAAGGGCCTCCTGCTCACCCCGCCGCCGTACCGCTTCGGCAGCCCGGTCAGCCCGGTGAGCCCGGCCAGCCCGGTGAGCCCGGTGAGCCCGGCCAGCCCGGCGGCCTTGGACTTCAACCTGTCCGCCAGCAGGGACCTGGCCCACGTGCGGCTAGTGGTGAAGTCCATCGTGGCCAGGGTGGCGTTCCAGAGCAGCAGACGGCTCCCTGAGCGCAAGGCCCTGGTCAGCAGCGAGCCGCAC ATGTTTTCCGTGATCCCACGCAAGTTCCTGCCCGGCCTCAAGAACCCGTGCTGGTACGAGGAATACACGGGGAACAACACATCGGACCCTTATGGGAACAACAAGTACGAGTTCTCGAAGCGCTTCCGCACGCTGCTCAAGTTCTTGAGGAACTCTTTCCGGGAACACTTGTTTCACTGGGACGGTAAATTGTACCGCACGCGCTGCCTGCCGTACTTCTACATCATCGGTCAGCCCAAGTGTGGCACCACGGACCTGTACGACCGCCTGAGGATGCACCCGGACGTCCGCTTTGGCATCAGCAAGGAGCCGCATTGGTGGACGCGCAAACGGTTTG GTATTGTCCGTCTGAAAGATGGCGTCCACGACCGCTTCCCAGTGGAGGATTACCTGGACCTGTTTGATCTGTCCGCCTTCCAGATCCAGGACCAGCTGTCGGCCAACGCCAGCCGAGCCCGGGACCTTCCCTACCCCCAGCGCCACATCATTATAG gggaggCCAGTGCGTCCACCATGTGGGACAACAAGGCCTGGACGTACTACAGTGACAACAGCACGACGGAGGAGCCGCCCTACCTGAACCAGGACTTCATCCACGCCCTGCAGCCTGACGCACGCCTCATCGTCATCTTCAGGGACCCCGTGGAAcg GCTCTACTCCGACTACCTTTACTTTGGCGGAACCAATAAGTCCGCGGAGGACTTCCACGAGAAGGTGTCGGAGTCCCTGCAGCTCTTCGACGGGTGTGTTGCCATGACCACCATACGCTCCTGTGTGTACAACTCTACCCTCAACAACGGCATGCCG ATCAGAATGCCTGTGGGCCTCTACGTTGTCTTCCTACTAGATTGGTTGACCATCTTCCACCGGGACCAGCTGCTGGTCCTGCGCCTGGAGGACCACGCCCTGAACCGGAAGTACACCATGAAGCGCGTGTTCGACTTCCTCCACCTGG gtccGCTGACGGAGCAGCAGGAGGCTGAGATCACCCAGAGCCCGGCCTCCAACACCCGGAAGGAGGCTAACAGGAACCTGGGTCCCATGCTGGCCAGCACCAGGGACCTCCTGCAGGACTTCTATAAGCCCTTCAACCAGAAGCTGGCCCAGGTCCTGCACAACAACTCCTTCCTCTGGGACGGCCCATAG
- the LOC130371942 gene encoding carbohydrate sulfotransferase 15-like isoform X2, which produces MTPMDYKYSLLTAAPSDDYGQGPVLLLHTDPSPGGLFGVLEVRRGDVAAWHRSALGFLNRLKVCSFMCFLTVTFLVTASYMLLADRKGLLLTPPPYRFGSPVSPVSPASPVSPVSPASPAALDFNLSASRDLAHVRLVVKSIVARVAFQSSRRLPERKALVSSEPHMFSVIPRKFLPGLKNPCWYEEYTGNNTSDPYGNNKYEFSKRFRTLLKFLRNSFREHLFHWDGKLYRTRCLPYFYIIGQPKCGTTDLYDRLRMHPDVRFGISKEPHWWTRKRFGIVRLKDGVHDRFPVEDYLDLFDLSAFQIQDQLSANASRARDLPYPQRHIIIGEASASTMWDNKAWTYYSDNSTTEEPPYLNQDFIHALQPDARLIVIFRDPVERLYSDYLYFGGTNKSAEDFHEKVSESLQLFDGCVAMTTIRSCVYNSTLNNGMPATCKALWVSAESGPRAVPWLCGAEGLGGRDEEIRARGGMNRHIHSRTPALSPYKGPSCFESRFNSWS; this is translated from the exons ATGACTCCGATGGACTACAAGTACAGCCTGCTGACCGCCGCCCCGTCCGATGACTACGGCCAGGGgcctgtgctgctgctgcacacgGACCCCTCCCCCGGGGGCCTCTTCGGCGTCCTGGAGGTGCGGCGCGGGGACGTGGCGGCGTGGCACCGCAGCGCGCTGGGCTTCCTCAACAGGCTGAAGGTGTGCAGCTTCATGTGCTTCCTGACCGTCACCTTCCTGGTCACCGCCTCCTACATGCTGCTGGCCGACCGGAAGGGCCTCCTGCTCACCCCGCCGCCGTACCGCTTCGGCAGCCCGGTCAGCCCGGTGAGCCCGGCCAGCCCGGTGAGCCCGGTGAGCCCGGCCAGCCCGGCGGCCTTGGACTTCAACCTGTCCGCCAGCAGGGACCTGGCCCACGTGCGGCTAGTGGTGAAGTCCATCGTGGCCAGGGTGGCGTTCCAGAGCAGCAGACGGCTCCCTGAGCGCAAGGCCCTGGTCAGCAGCGAGCCGCAC ATGTTTTCCGTGATCCCACGCAAGTTCCTGCCCGGCCTCAAGAACCCGTGCTGGTACGAGGAATACACGGGGAACAACACATCGGACCCTTATGGGAACAACAAGTACGAGTTCTCGAAGCGCTTCCGCACGCTGCTCAAGTTCTTGAGGAACTCTTTCCGGGAACACTTGTTTCACTGGGACGGTAAATTGTACCGCACGCGCTGCCTGCCGTACTTCTACATCATCGGTCAGCCCAAGTGTGGCACCACGGACCTGTACGACCGCCTGAGGATGCACCCGGACGTCCGCTTTGGCATCAGCAAGGAGCCGCATTGGTGGACGCGCAAACGGTTTG GTATTGTCCGTCTGAAAGATGGCGTCCACGACCGCTTCCCAGTGGAGGATTACCTGGACCTGTTTGATCTGTCCGCCTTCCAGATCCAGGACCAGCTGTCGGCCAACGCCAGCCGAGCCCGGGACCTTCCCTACCCCCAGCGCCACATCATTATAG gggaggCCAGTGCGTCCACCATGTGGGACAACAAGGCCTGGACGTACTACAGTGACAACAGCACGACGGAGGAGCCGCCCTACCTGAACCAGGACTTCATCCACGCCCTGCAGCCTGACGCACGCCTCATCGTCATCTTCAGGGACCCCGTGGAAcg GCTCTACTCCGACTACCTTTACTTTGGCGGAACCAATAAGTCCGCGGAGGACTTCCACGAGAAGGTGTCGGAGTCCCTGCAGCTCTTCGACGGGTGTGTTGCCATGACCACCATACGCTCCTGTGTGTACAACTCTACCCTCAACAACGGCATGCCG GCTACATGCAAAGCATTGTGGGTGTCTGCGGAGAGCGGGCCGCGGGCCGTGCCATGGCTCTGCGGTGCTGAAGGACTGGGAGGAAGAGATGAGGAGATAAGGGCCAGAGGAGGCATGAACAGACACATTCACAGCAGGACTCCAGCGCTCTCTCCATACAAAGGGCCGAGTTGTTTCGAGAGCCGTTTCAATTCCTGGTCATAA